The sequence GCAAGGCTTCCCCTTGCTGTCGGTGTCCACCAGTATCGTGTCGCCAGGCTTGTACTCGCCGAAAAGAATCGCCTCGCTGATGACATCCTCCATCAGCTGGGTGATGGCTCTCCTCAGTGGCCGCGCGCCGTAGTTCTTGTCGTAGCCTTCTCGGCAGATCAGCTCCTTCATCGCGTCGGAGACCTCTAGGCCGATCCCGACGGCCAAGAGCTTGCCCTTCAGTTCCTCTAGGAGGATATCGAGAATTGCTAGCATCTGCAAGTGTTCCAAGGAGAGCATTAGTGTCTGATGTGGTTCAAGTTCACCATGTCAGGTACCAATTCAGAACAAAGGGGCAAGTGAGAGACAGACCTGAGTCTGTTCCAGAGGACGGAATACAACCGTCTCATCGATTCTGTTGAGTAATTCTGGACGGAAGAATCCCTTCAACTCTTCCATCACGAGGGATTTCACTGCGACATATCTGCTTGATTCGGTGTCCTCTGTTGAGAAACCCATGCTCCGTCGTCCGTTGGAAATTGACGTAGAACCAACGTTTGATGTCATGACAATCAATGTATTCTTGAACGAAACTCTGCGACCCTGTAATCCACAGAAGGATTTTTCAGCATTCAAAGAGACCCATGAACTAGCAAAGATAAAAGCTATGGAACAACAAGTCTACTACTGCATACGGACTTTTGTGCTATGGACATCTAACTTCATTGGGAGGTTTAGGATTTACTGAAGTAAGTTCCTAAAATTGCTTAAGACCAAGTCACTAAACTTGAAGTTATAGAAGAGTTTGAATGGCTAGAAAAGGAAATAGATGAGCATGGCTGACCAATTTTTAGCATAAAATCTGCAGGGACAAGTTCTACCATTCAACCTCTAAAAGAATACATCGTTTCCACTTTATGAGTGGACATATAACAACAGCGGTTGCACATATATTATCAACATATGCTGGTTAAGTACCTGTGAGTCTGCTAGATGCCCATCTTCAAAAATTTGGAGAAGGATATTGAAAATATCAGGGTGAGCTTTCTCTATTTCATCAAGCAGTACCACGGTGAATGGTTTTCTCCTGACTGCTTCTGTCAAAGTACCAGTTTCACCATATCCAACGTACCCTGGAGGAGAGCCTATCAGTTTGCTCACTGTGTGCCTCTCCATGTATTCACTCATGTCTAGTCTAAGCATAGCAGATTCCTGTTCAAAAAGAGCAAAGACATCTCGTCAAGCCACATCCTTTGGAACATATCAAAACATCGGTGACATGAAAACAGGATGATCAGGACATGATTGTGTGACTTACCGATCCAAAGTAACTTGCTGCAAGAGCTTTGGTAAGCTCGGTTTTACCAACCCCTGTAGGACCACAAAAGAGCATCGTAGCTATAGGTCTGTCAGGGTCACTGAGGCCTACACGTGATCTCTTCACGGCCCGCGATATCGCCGCAACAGCGTCATCTTGACCAATAACACGCTTTCTAAGCTCATCATCCAGTCCTACTAAGATCTTTTTATCATCAGCAGTCAGCTGCTGGACTGGAATACCCGACCATAATGAGGCGACTCTTGCAATTTCTTCTGTTCCAACTACAATAGGCCTGCATGTTTTTACATTAAGTTCCATGCTGAGAAGATATGTAGGGAATAGAGATTACTGTGTGACGGGTTGTCAAGAGAGAACTTACTCCTCAATTGTTGACTCAGCCTTATCCTGATGTGGCGCTTCAGTGTTAACACTCGCATTCTGTTGCTTATTCTCATTCGGAGAATATTTCATCTTGTTAGATAACACCTGAGTAATGAAGGACATGAAAATGTTAAATATCATCAGACGGATTTTTTCTCCCAACAATATAACCAGTGCAAGATATCTACCACTTCATGCATGGCCTGGACAGCTTTTATCTCCTGCCAGTATTCATCCGGCTCCTTTAAGAGAACGGAAGACtgtccttccttcttcttttgatATGATTCAATTCGAGCTCTACTGCCAGCTTCGTCAATAAGATCAATAGCCTTATCAGGAAGCTGTCTGTCTGGGATATATCTTGCTGACAAATAAACTGCTGCATTGATGGCTTCTAGAGTGAATTTGCATTTATGATAAGCTTCATAATTCTCACGAAGACCAAGTAATATTTTCACAGCGTCTTCCTGCATTATATTATAAGGATGGTTAAGAAACAAACATATGCATACTAAACTTTCAAAGGAAAATATCTTTACCTGGCTAGGCTCATCTACAAATACTGGCTGGAACCTGCGGTTCAAAGCCTTATCCTTCTCAAAATGCATCCGGTGTTCATCTAAAGTTGTAGCTGCAATGCACTGGAAATAAATATTTCCCATTAGATAACGATATATGactaatatatactccctctgtttaacATTTAAGGTGAAAGTCAAAAATTTatatgtttgaccaagtttataaaaaatatatCTACATCCTATTTTTTTGTATAAACATGGTCAAATATAGAAAAGTTTGACTTATGAAAAAAATTAATACACCTTGTATTTTGAAACCAGGGAGTGTACCACTAAGAAGCAGGATGAAATATTACCTGCAGTTCACCTCTGGCAAGTGGGGGCTTCAGGAGATTGCTAATATCAAGGCCAGCACCCTTACCCTTCCCAGCAGTTCCAGATCCAACAAGATTGTGAACCTCGTCGATGAAAAGAATAACATCACCTGCAGCCAAACAAACAATCATTAGTATTTATGATCAGGTATAGAATATTAAAATATGATAACATTTCAGATTGCATTACGACCGAACTGACCTGCTTCACGGACTTCGCGAATTAAACTAGTGATCCTGGACTCCAGTTCACCCCTCTCTTTTGCGCCAGCAATAAGCAGGCCAATGTCTAGCGACATTATCCGCTTTGCCTGCATGATTTAAGTTGGGAACGCTATTGATGTTCATGCAAGAGAATTTCATAAATGCAGAAACCTGTATGTATCCATCACTCGCAATTCAAGCTTACCACGAGGAAAATGGGGACATCTCCATTTGCAATCCGAAGGGCCAACCCTTCAGCAATTGCAGTTTTACCAACACCTGCCTCACCCAAAAGAATGGGATTGTTCTTTGTTCGCCGGCATATTATCTGAACCACCCTTTCGATCTCCTCCTCACGGCCAATAATGGGGTCAATAAACCCTCCACTGGCTTGTGTGGTCAAATCTAGACAAAACTGATCTAGCGCACCTTTATCTGAAACAGAGATCCCATGGCTTGTattagaaataataataataatatgcttcAATACACACAAATAGGTGACTTTTTTTTTATTGACGCTTGAATAGGTGACTCCTTACCTTTCTTTTTACTCAAGGATTTGCTGAAGGCAGATCTTCCAGCTCCAGCTCCAGCGGGTGCTTTCTCGGGCACTTTGAGAGAAGATGCTCCTGCGAGATCTCTGCCATCTTTTGCAAGCTCTTCATGGAGTCGGGTGACTGCAACTGACGCTAGCTGACTCGGATCCGCTCCCAAGCTACAACAAATAAGTTGTTAATTATTTTTCTGCAAGTCTGATGGATGATGGCGAAAATACCAACATGATCTTACAAATGAGTATAATCGATTACTTCCGGGGGACCTTGTTTTAGTTGTATGTTAACTTATGTGTCTAGTATTACTATTTGTACAGTTATGGGTCATAATTTGAAGTAATATCTTGTGCTCAGCTCACAAGGGAAGATGAACTCGGTATATGATAAATCAATTGGCTATAAACATGATTATTTGATCAGTACTAGTAGATGGCAACACAATTGAATGAATAATTGGTGgtgaaatataaataaataaataacgaaAGGGGAATTCCTGGACAGTGGACATAATTGGAGTAGCTACCTTCTGAGGAGATTGTTGGTGGTGGGATCGTCGAGCGTGAAGAGCGCGATGGCGAGGTGCTCGGGGGAGATGAAGCTGCAGCCCATGTTCCTGGACAGCTCGACGGCGACCTCGAAGACGCGCCTGCAGCCCCCGTCGAAGGGCACGTCGGTGTCGAGCCCGCCCGCCTTCTGGGCGGCGCCGCCGATGAGGCCGCGGCACTCCTCGCGCGCGCGCTCGACGGTGATCCCCGAGGAGAGGAAGCCCCCGGCGGAGCGGTCCTCGGCGACGAGGCCGAGCAGCAGGTGGCGCGGCGCCACGGCGCCCTCCCCGAGCCCCCGGGCCTCCTTCTGGGAGTGCACCACCGCCTTGACGGCGCGCTCCGTGAAGCGCTCGAAGACGGCCCGGATGACCCCGCGGCGCGCGAGCCGCGCGGGCCGAGAGGCTGCGGCAGCCGGGCGCGGCGGGTGCGCCAGCACGACCGCCCTCCCGCCCCCCGCCGCGCCCCACTGCCGCGCCCGCGCGGACGCCACCGGCGCGGCGAagcggccgccggcgaggagggagGACGAGGTGGAGCAGCAGCACACCTCCATGGCGGGAATCACCGCAGCAACCTCTTTTTCCTTTCCCGGGGAATCGCCGCAGCAACTACTACTAGTACCGTGGTGTAACTGACAGATCCCGGATGagatgaaatgaaaaaaataatggCTAGTGCTATGCTAACGTAATCGGATCACCCTCGCGTGTACGCAACCGTATTAGTAGTAGTAGTATCTACGTGTGTGTGTCTACTGGGCTGGGAGCGAAGGCTTGAGCTGGGTGAGTGGATGAATGAATGGGTACTGCTGCAGCTGCGGGAAGATGGCGTATAAAAGTACCGCTGGGAGGGCGAAGGAAGCACGCAAGGAAACGAGGCCGCTGGCCTGGGTGGGTGGAGGCGTGGAGGTGGAGGCGACGAGAACGATCAGGAACTGTGCCCGCCGGGGGCAGGAAAGGGACGGCGGTTTTGGTTTCACCTGCGCGTTGCGTGGAGAACTCGAGGGGGCCGGTTCGGTTGTACCGCACGCAACCGCCCGCCGTGGAGGACCCAGCGCGGTCAAAACGGCCGCCGCGGGTGTCGTGTGGATCGCCGGGTGCCGCGCGGGCGGATGGGGCGGGACGGCTTGGCCGCTGTTTCGGCCGTTTCCGGGGCGGGCCGGCGAGGCGTGCCGTGCCGTGCGAGGCCGCGCCCCGGCTCACGTGGACGGAAAGGGGATCGTCGTTTCGTTTCCTTGCGCAGTTGGGCACGTCTGCTGCCGCTGCGTGTTGGGGCGGGACGCCGACGCCGGCCGGCGGGCTCGTGCGAGGAAACGCGTGCGTGCCGCTCGTCCTCTTGTCTTCTGCCTGCCTTGccgcctttcttcctcctcttccacccAGCGGCCATCAACGTCGACGACTAGGGGGGGTGGGTTCTGGGGGAGATCCAGATGCGCAGGGGGGTTCCGGTTCGGGCTTCCTGCCACCGACCTGTGTTGTCGCTAGGCGGACGTGGCCGACACATTGCTTCCCGTGGCACTCCTGCTGCCCCTGCTCTCTTGCTCACGACGTCAGGACGGCCGATGCACGCCATGACGCCAAGCAGCAGCCAGTAAACGTCCGCCCTTACTCGCCCAGATAATGCCGACCGACCCCTTATTTATTCTCGGGACAACCACGTCCCCGTACGCAAACCATAGTGTTCATGCAAATATATGTCCATCATATAACACAAATTTATCATTAGATCAACAATTAAACAAAACCAAAATGAACCATAATTCAACATATGCCAAAATAAAATTCAACAATCCATACATAGATACTCCCtgcatcccataatataagaacattttttgagCTAACATAGTCTgcaaaacgtttttatattatgggacagaaggAGTAGTTCATACACAAACGAATCAGATGTTTCTATTATTTCGTTCGTTGATCTTTCTTCTTCATGATCATCAACCACTTCTTGCTTTCAACCACTTCTTGCTTTTATCATCCAATAGGCTAGTGTCCTGTAACATAATCCTCGACTCCTCTGTTTCTCTCagagctccctccctccctccctccctctctctctctctctctctcttcaactTATTTTTCGTATCTCCCGGTCGAACTCCATCCTCTGCACATCCATGAAAAGTTTGCACATATCCTCCTTCACCTGCTTGGTGGGAAAAATGCCCGTCCATGTGGCAAACATTTTGATGGTGTCCCGGCTAAGGGGCATCGCATCACGTCGACTGTGAGATTTGGGTAAAAACAAACTTAGCAGAAGAATGCAATGGGTGGAACTCAAACGATAAATTATATGAACTAATTGACaaaataattgttttgcatatATTTCTTAAGCCCAACATCCCAAAAAATAGATAAGTTCAGTCTGCCAAGCAGATAAATTAATCTAGACAGGTAAGTTTAGCATCCCAAGCACAAGGGACAAAAAGTAGAAGCAAGCAGATAAAGCAAGGAAAGGAACAAAAGCAACAATTCTAGGCCCTACCAGGAGGGAAAAGGCACACATACTTGTACTCCAGTAAAAACAAGCGAGAAGCAGACGACCTCCTCTCCCTATCCGTCTTGCAGCGACCCACACAACGCCACACAGCCCAGCACGCAAAATCCCAACTATACCCTCAGCGGGCTCTGAGAATTACAGGCGGTGACATCCCAGTTTGATACTATTTCAATCTACATTGCTCAATTTTGATTCGACGACCGAGGTCATCCGGGACGGAGATCCAACGACCGAGAACGCATCAAAAAAAGCATCCGGCGACCAAGAATTGCTAAACTATGAATAGATGGGGGTTCCCGTGAGTATTGTGTGCGGCTTGCCGCACCCCACCTGCCTCAGCAATATCCAAGCTGGTAAGGTATGGTTTATATTCCAAAggttaaaaaaaactaaaaatatacGGAGCGCCAAAGCCATTGCATGCAAGTGCTGCCCAAAGGATCAAGGTTCAGTATGATATACTAAAAGAAAGCCGTGATTGATAATTCATCTACTATTATCTCCAGATGACGGGCCACTGGAATAAGAACATCCATCATAGCTACACATTATTCTCACATTGTCCAAAATTGTGTTCATTAGAATTATACAACAAACTAAATATTTTCATCAAAAGAAATTGCATAAAATTCCAAATGATGGTCTTGAAAATTGCATATAATTTAAGGTGCATCCTTATTCTGATAAGgatgaaaaataaatatatattGGAACTCTTGTAAAACAGAGATCACCAAAATTAAAAGATATCATAGCCACACGTAATTCAGCCCTCATGACACAGACTGTGTTCGAAAAGAATCTTTTCAATCTTGCAGCAACATAGAAGTTCATATCATTATaaacagagagaaagagagattaaaGTAACAGACCTAAAATATAGAAATATATTTTCGTAGCAGTGACGACCCAAGCAATTAAATTTCACACTACAGTAAGAAATCATAAGCAAAAAGAATTATACAATGGAATAGAAGGAGATTACAAATAGGCAAAGCATGGCACCAACACATCCTGAGTGCAATAAGCAGGGAGCGAGGGTGAAGCATACAGACCTATTGTTGTGGTTATACAGAACTATTTAGAAGCAAGAGTATAAATCGAAAACTTGACTTGATAGCACAACCTGACATATAAGTTCTAAGTACACATGGGTTAAGACAGATGGCCAATTACCTGATAGATCTAttgttgtggttatgttgttgtccatCCAATAAAAAAGAAAAGGTATCCTTTCTTCTGTAGGAATCTGAGAGGCACACACAAGCTGTTCTAAGTTGTCCTGACCAAAGACATATTCAGTATAAGACCAAAAGAAGTAACCAACAATCTTGGGACATCTAATAGTCAAATGCATATGCAGAAAGACCTACTCTGGCTACCCTGCAACCAATTCGTCTCCTAGTACTGGATAGGAACAAAACCTTCCTTGAGAAAGGACACAACCTCAGGCCAAATCGGTACTCATTGACAGAAAAAATAGGTACCCAACAAGCTAAGAAGGCAACAAAAACTACTGTGCAGATACCTAGGACAGATATAGTAATATCCATCCCCTCAATTCCAAGGACCCTAAAAACCTGTATTCAGTGATCTTATTAAAGAAACTACAGAAACATACACTGTATTCAAAACTTGCTGCCATTTAAGCTAGTTTTTGACAGAAAACTCATTAGGACCCCCAAGAAACCTGAGCTCATTCAGACCTGAGATGCAAAAATATCCTCTCCCTCCTTGCTGCATTTTTCCCTTTTTTATGCATCCATTCAGTGATTTGAATGTTCTGTGAATTGTAATGAGCATTTCAATCATACTTGAGATGCAAAACTGAAGCTTCAAAAAAAATCAGGGAACTTGCTACTCAAAAGATAGACTAAATTCAGGGAACTGGAGCTTCAAGATAGACAAAAGAAACATTTTGGAGTAGAACATGGAAGGCAAAAGAGGGGAACCGCACCTTGGCAAGTGGGGGAGAGAGCACCCACGACGGCGAGGAGGCACACGCGGCCGTGGGGACTGGGTTGGGCCGTGGGCGGACGGGAGCGGGGGGCTGGCGTCTTGGACCAGTCGGGGAGGTGGCGACGCCTGGCGGACTCAGCGGCGTACGCGGCCTCGATGTCCTGGAgctccgcctcggcctcggcatctTGGCGACCCATACGGCGGCGCGCGCTTAGAGAAGACCGGCTTCGTGGTCGACGGTGTCCAGCCAGCGAGGAGATGATCGACGACGCGCGGGGGCAGCTCCGGCTCCCCGTCCTCGGGGAAGGAGGAAATGGCCCGATGGCACGACGGCGAGCAGAGGCGGGGGCGGCGGCTCGACAGGGAGCGTGCGAGCGCGGGGCTAGGGTTCACAGACGGACGGGGCGGGGCGGGCGAGGCCGCGGGGGAACGGCCACGGCGAGCGGGGNNNNNNNNNNNNNNNNNNNNNNNNNNNNNNNNNNNNNNNNNNNNNNNNNNNNNNNNNNNNNNNNNNNNNNNNNNNNNNNNNNNNNNNNNNNNNNNNNNNNNNNNNNNNNNNNNNNNNNNNNNNNNNNNNNNNNNNNNNNNNNNNNNNNNNNNNNNNNNNNNNNNNNNNNNNNNNNNNNNNNNNNNNNNNNNNNNNNNNNNNNNNNNNNNNNNNNNNNNNNNNNNNNNNNNNNNNNNNNNNNNNNNNNNNNNNNNNNNNNNNNNNNNNNNNNNNNNNNNNNNNNNNNNNNNNNNNNNNNNNNNNNNNNNNNNNNNNNNNGGCGAtgcgggcggggcggcgaggaggagggagggggcgcgaGTGCGGGCTGGGGAGCGGCTAGGTCATCTCCACGCGGGCCGGCGCCTTTTATACCACGTGCGAgtgaaatgacgaaaatgcccccGGCGGGGCTGGCTATTTACGCGCAGTGGCACGAGTGGGGTGAAACTGTTCATTGCAACAGTAACTTTTTTTTATCCGATGGACGAGGTCATTCCAGGGCTGGATCCGACGGCCCAGATCGCATCAAGCCGCCAGATCCAACGGCCAGGAAGCCTAAATCGCTGGGAGCGCCCGGGAATGACCGCATCCCTTATTTCTCGATGCACACGCACGAATGGAGCATCCTTAGGGCCGAACAGGGCCGTGGCCCACCCAGGATTTATGAATCTTTTTTTACTATGCTTGGGAACTCAGTCTTGCTCACCACTCTGCAGCCCACTAACCACCAAGAACCACATACCTTTAGACGATCAATCCAAGCCCTCCTCAcatgaactctctctctctctctcaatgttCAACTTATTTTTCGTATCTCCCGGTCGAACTCCATCCTCTGCACATCCATGAAAAGTTTGCACATATCCTCCTTCACCTGCTTGGTGGAAAAATTGCCCGTCCATGTGGCAAACATTTTGATGGTGTCCCGGCTAAGGGGCGTCGCATCATGTCGACTCCCGCCCTCGTGGTCCAGGCTTGGGCCCTATTTATCGGTTCTGACCTGGGCCACATCGGGCGGCACATGGCATATAATCAGAAGGCTACGAAAGACTTGGTCTACATGAAAATATTGGATTCGACTTTGTCTCCCCGTATGTAGCCGACTATGATCGTGTACCCTCGACCTGTGTTGCCGGCTTGTCGCTAGGCGGACATGCTGGACAGACTGCTCCCGGTGGAAATCATGCTGACATTGCCTGCTCTCTTGCTCACAACGTCGGGATGGAGGATGCACGCCATGCGAGCATCTACAGTCGACGTGCGGACGCGGCCACGGACAATGCCGACCGACCCCTCATTTATCTTTTCAGACAAACACATCCCCATATGTAAAATCCTCGTATTCATGCAACATCACGTTGCCCAACATATAGCACAAATATCTACCTATAATAAAAGAGACATTGCTTCTAGCGGTATGTCATCAGAATTGCGTTGTTGCAAT comes from Triticum aestivum cultivar Chinese Spring chromosome 5B, IWGSC CS RefSeq v2.1, whole genome shotgun sequence and encodes:
- the LOC123112827 gene encoding chaperone protein ClpD1, chloroplastic is translated as MEVCCCSTSSSLLAGGRFAAPVASARARQWGAAGGGRAVVLAHPPRPAAAASRPARLARRGVIRAVFERFTERAVKAVVHSQKEARGLGEGAVAPRHLLLGLVAEDRSAGGFLSSGITVERAREECRGLIGGAAQKAGGLDTDVPFDGGCRRVFEVAVELSRNMGCSFISPEHLAIALFTLDDPTTNNLLRSLGADPSQLASVAVTRLHEELAKDGRDLAGASSLKVPEKAPAGAGAGRSAFSKSLSKKKDKGALDQFCLDLTTQASGGFIDPIIGREEEIERVVQIICRRTKNNPILLGEAGVGKTAIAEGLALRIANGDVPIFLVAKRIMSLDIGLLIAGAKERGELESRITSLIREVREAGDVILFIDEVHNLVGSGTAGKGKGAGLDISNLLKPPLARGELQCIAATTLDEHRMHFEKDKALNRRFQPVFVDEPSQEDAVKILLGLRENYEAYHKCKFTLEAINAAVYLSARYIPDRQLPDKAIDLIDEAGSRARIESYQKKKEGQSSVLLKEPDEYWQEIKAVQAMHEVVLSNKMKYSPNENKQQNASVNTEAPHQDKAESTIEEPIVVGTEEIARVASLWSGIPVQQLTADDKKILVGLDDELRKRVIGQDDAVAAISRAVKRSRVGLSDPDRPIATMLFCGPTGVGKTELTKALAASYFGSESAMLRLDMSEYMERHTVSKLIGSPPGYVGYGETGTLTEAVRRKPFTVVLLDEIEKAHPDIFNILLQIFEDGHLADSQGRRVSFKNTLIVMTSNVGSTSISNGRRSMGFSTEDTESSRYVAVKSLVMEELKGFFRPELLNRIDETVVFRPLEQTQMLAILDILLEELKGKLLAVGIGLEVSDAMKELICREGYDKNYGARPLRRAITQLMEDVISEAILFGEYKPGDTILVDTDSKGKPCLSRLNQPPIVQVSDSTRTF
- the LOC123112828 gene encoding uncharacterized protein isoform X4, which translates into the protein MGRQDAEAEAELQDIEAAYAAESARRRHLPDWSKTPAPRSRPPTAQPSPHGRVCLLAVVGALSPTCQDSYRRKDTFSFLLDGQQHNHNNRSISRDTIKMFATWTGIFPTKQVKEDMCKLFMDVQRMEFDREIRKIS
- the LOC123112828 gene encoding uncharacterized protein isoform X2 encodes the protein MGRQDAEAEAELQDIEAAYAAESARRRHLPDWSKTPAPRSRPPTAQPSPHGRVCLLAVVGALSPTCQGQLRTACVCLSDSYRRKDTFSFLLDGQQHNHNNRSISRDTIKMFATWTGIFPTKQVKEDMCKLFMDVQRMEFDREIRKIS
- the LOC123112828 gene encoding uncharacterized protein isoform X3 encodes the protein MGRQDAEAEAELQDIEAAYAAESARRRHLPDWSKTPAPRSRPPTAQPSPHGRVCLLAVVGALSPTCQDSYRRKDTFSFLLDGQQHNHNNRSISRRDAMPLSRDTIKMFATWTGIFPTKQVKEDMCKLFMDVQRMEFDREIRKIS
- the LOC123112828 gene encoding uncharacterized protein isoform X1; protein product: MGRQDAEAEAELQDIEAAYAAESARRRHLPDWSKTPAPRSRPPTAQPSPHGRVCLLAVVGALSPTCQGQLRTACVCLSDSYRRKDTFSFLLDGQQHNHNNRSISRRDAMPLSRDTIKMFATWTGIFPTKQVKEDMCKLFMDVQRMEFDREIRKIS